In the genome of Populus trichocarpa isolate Nisqually-1 chromosome 6, P.trichocarpa_v4.1, whole genome shotgun sequence, one region contains:
- the LOC7489189 gene encoding heavy metal-associated isoprenylated plant protein 47, with protein MAMKQKIVFKVQMNCERCRIKTLKVVSDADGVDSMGFEGERRENVVVIGDGVDAATLASRLRKKVGHTEIISVALAK; from the exons ATGGCAATGAAG CAAAAAATAGTGTTCAAGGTACAGATGAATTGCGAGAGATGTAGGATTAAGACGCTCAAGGTTGTGTCGGATGCAGATG GTGTGGATTCTATGGGATTTGAAGGAGAGAGGAGGGAGAACGTGGTTGTGATCGGAGATGGAGTTGATGCTGCTACTTTAGCCAGCAGGTTAAGGAAGAAAGTTGGGCACACTGAAATTATCAGTGTTGCCCTAGCGAAGTGA
- the LOC7458460 gene encoding heavy metal-associated isoprenylated plant protein 47 — MKQKIVLGVQMNCQKCRRKALEVVAETDGVSFLGLEGENKEKVVVIGDGVDAAKLACRLRKKVGHTAIISVAPTDN, encoded by the exons ATGAAG CAAAAGATAGTGCTCGGGGTACAGATGAATTGCCAGAAATGCAGGAGGAAGGCACTCGAGGTTGTGGCAGAAACGGATG GTGTAAGTTTTTTGGGATTAGAAGgagagaataaagaaaaagtagTGGTGATTGGAGATGGAGTTGATGCTGCCAAGTTAGCCTGCAGGTTAAGGAAGAAAGTTGGACATACTGCCATTATCAGTGTTGCACCGACGGATAACTAG